AAGGTTAACCAGACAATTTCGATGACATCTCGTCAAGGTTTCTCCATATTGTTTCTCAAGATTGCTTAAATTTTGAAATAGATCAAAGCTAGCGTTTTCTGTAACAATCTGCACGGTATGGGCTTTGCTTGGATGCGTTTGGATATAGTAGATATCCTCTATGTTTAATTTGAAAATTTCTTTCTCTTTTTGGATGATAATGTAGTTCATGGATAAAACCTCCTAAAAAGAGGATAGCATAAATCTAGAAACTATTTTTCACCAAATCCTAAACGGTTCTCAAAAATTCCTAAAGTGTCGAATCATTCGCAAAATGGCTATGATAATCTTACAATTATTTTATCATAAAATCCTGCAATAACCATTCAGGAAATTTCAATGACAATTAAAGATTTGAAGATAAAAAAAGAATTAAAAGTGATAAGCTATGATTATAGAAAGACAATCACTTGAAACAGCTTTAGAACCATCACAAAGGAGGCATTCTCATGACAGATACAGACCCTATTAAAAGAGCTCATACTTTGATTACTGACTTAAACAAAGCCTACCAAGTCTGCAAACAGGCAACAGCTGACGATGTCCGCTTTCAGGAGCAGCTGAACAATATCCTTGACTTTCTCTCTAAAACTGAGACAGTGGATAATCGATTCTTGATTGAGCTGGAAAAATTTTACCAGACTTCCAGTCTTCTCCTGGGTCTCAGCGCTCTCAATCCAGATGCTCCTACTCGCGCCGCTTGGCGGGCCTATGACCGTTTCC
This window of the Streptococcus sp. D7B5 genome carries:
- a CDS encoding LytTR family transcriptional regulator DNA-binding domain-containing protein yields the protein MNYIIIQKEKEIFKLNIEDIYYIQTHPSKAHTVQIVTENASFDLFQNLSNLEKQYGETLTRCHRNCLVNLERLKSMDIQSKTLFLGEEGRYAVQYARRRYRDIRQRWLKQGE
- a CDS encoding helicase BlpT, which codes for MTDTDPIKRAHTLITDLNKAYQVCKQATADDVRFQEQLNNILDFLSKTETVDNRFLIELEKFYQTSSLLLGLSALNPDAPTRAAWRAYDRFHFDQVKTKLSLYGPTIIL